The genome window ATCAAGACCTGAAAGTGAACTTAGAAAGTCTACTTGCCTCTCAAGATAAATCACAAAAGATAGAAAAAAGTGAATCTAACACAACTTCTTTTAGTGATATATTTAAAAATACCAAAGAAATCTCTAAAGATGATGGCGATCATCATGAGGAAAATTTAAATTCCTATGTAAGAGAAATGAATAGAGTTTCACATAATTTTGTCAAAAATCAAAATATCCCTATAAAAGAAACTTTTAATGATTTTGCACAAGAATTTAAAGAAAAACTAGAAAGCTATAAAGCTCCTATAACACGCTTTAGCATTACTCTTAACCCGCATAATCTTGGAGAGGTAGAAGTAACTTTGGTCCAAAGAGGCTCTAATTTAAATATTAGTTTTAATTCCAACCAAAACACCTTAAATCTTTTCATACAACATCAAGCAGAATTTAAAAACGCTCTTGTAAATATGGGCTTTACAAACCTAGAAATGAATTTCAATAACCAGGAAAGAAAAGAACAAAACAATAACCATCAAAAACAAAAAAATAACCATGAAAAAGAAGACAAGCTAAGCTTAGAACAAGAAATTCAAGAAAAGCCTAGCTTGGAAATGGTTTTAGCAAAATATTTTTAAATGGAATATTTTTTGCTTTAAGCTTTAAAAACATGTAAAAAAGGATTTTTATGTCAAATATTAACACTCAAAATCTCCAAGGACCTTTGGCTTTTAATACCAAAGATATGCCGGTAAATGCAAACACTAGAGCAGGAGAAGGCGATAGTGGATTAGTTTACAACCCGGGTGCAGAACTTGATAAAGATGCGTTTTTAAAGCTACTTTTAATCGAGCTTCAACACCAAGATCCAACCGATCCTATGGATACTGAAAAAATGCTTACACAAACTGCACAGCTTTCAGCACTTGAAATGCAAGATAACACCAACAAAACCATGACACAACTTGTAGATGCGATGACTAAATTACAAAATTCTATCGCAGCAAGTACAGGTATGAGCGCTTTGGCTGCAGTTGGTAAACTTGCAACCGTTAAAGATGACTATCTTGTGGTAGCAGATGATGATATACAATTTCAAATCAATATGTATCTACCAAAAGAACCACAAAAAGGGAAAAAGACTGATATTAACATTGATGATTTTAAACTTGAGAAAAACGGCGAAGACAAACTCGATATCAGCGGTAAAGTAGATAGCGAAATAGCTGAACCTGGAGAGACTATTTATGTTAAATTAGTTGATGATAAAGGTCAAGAAGAAACTGTCCAAGCAATAGTCGGAGAAGATCAAACCTTTAAAATAGTTGGCCATACCCCAAGTGTTGATATTAAAACAGCAAAAATAGATTCTGCTTATAAGTCTGATAGTACACCTGTTACCTTTACTATCTATAACGAAGCAGGAGATCCTGTAAGAACTATGAGTGTTAAAGATATGACAGCAGGTATGAAACAAATCGTTTGGGATAGAACCGATGATAGTGGAAACCCGGTACCTTCTGGTAAATACTATGTAAGAGCAAGCTACATAGGAGAAGATGGAACAACTGTTAACTCAACCTATGGTGCTTATCCTATCACTGGTGTTAAATTTGAAGATGGCGAAGCCCTAGTTGGTATGGGCGGTAGCTGGGTTAAATGGGAAGATATTAAAGAGATTACAGGATAAAATCATGTTTACAGCATTTTATAATGGAGTAAATGGAGTAAAATCTCAAAGCTTTGGTATAGACAACACCGCTCACAATATCAGCAATGTCAATACCGTTGGCTTTAAATACTCTGATATAGCTTTTAAAGATGTATTTTACAGCACCGTTACCACCCAATCTTACAACAAAGGACAAAGTGGATATGGTAGTGTAGCTGGTGCAACTAATGATATTTTCGAGCAAGGACCTATCGTATCAACCGATAATGAATTTGATGTGGCAATTGCCGGAAAAGGTTTTTTTGGTGTAAGCAATGGCAATGGAGTATACTATACTAGAAATGGTGCTTTTAAACCCGATGCTAATGGAAACTTGGTAGATTCAAACGGAAATTACGTACTTGGGACAATGAACCCATCATTAAAAGAAATTCAGCTAAGCGATAGAGTTTCTAATATGTTTGGCCAAACACTTGGACAAAAAGTCACTACCGCTTGGACTGGAACTCCTGAGCAAAATTTTCAAATGGGTGGAGTTAATACACAAGGTCCTATTTCGGTGCCTAAAAACCTTTACCTACCACCTCAACCTACACAAAATATCACTTGGCATGGAAATTTAGACACTAGCACTAAAACTGAAGCGGTTAATGTAAGCGTAGATGCTTCTAAGTTTGAATTTAACAAAAATGAAGATGGCAGTGTAAATATTTCAGGTAGTGTAAAAGATGAAAAAATTTATGGCCTAAAACCTGGCGATACCATATATTTTAAAATCACCGATGAAAAAGGTGCAAGTCAAACTCTACAAGCTACATTAGATGAGAATTTAGCGTTTAACATCAACAACCAAAAGCTTGACAAAGTGGACCTAGCAACAGCTAAATTAGAATCATCTCATTTAAGCGTAGAAAAAGAAGTAGCAGATAGCACCGAACTTTCTGCCAAACTCATCAATCCAGATGGATCGGTTAACTGGGTAAGAATAACTCTTGATAGAGTTTTACCTCAAAATGGAACCGACTTAGAATACAAAGCACAAGCACAAGTTTATGATAACAACGGTAATAAAATAGGCGGCACAAGCAATGGATTGATTACCTTTAATGAATCGGGTGCATTAGTATCAAATACCCTTACTTCTATAGATAATAACGGCATCAAAGTTAATATCAACCTTGGATCTTACTATGATCCTAATATACCTAATTCAGGTTATGATGGTTTACATGCTTTAAAAAACAAACAGCCTTCAGTCCATACTCAAATCGATGGAAAAGGTGAGGGATTTTTAAATAACTACTCTATCAATACAGATGGAACAGTTGTTGCAACTTTTACCAATGGGGATCAAGTAGCCATAGCAAAACTTGCCTTGTATAATTTCACAAATGAACAAGGTTTAGAAAAACTAGGAGAAAATCTATACGGTCAAACAGGAAATAGCGGAAATCCTACTTTTTTAACCGATGCAAATGGAAATTTCAATACAGCTACTTTTGAAGGTGGCAAACTAGAACAATCAAATGTAGATTTATCTGTAGCCTTTACCAATCTAATCACCCTGCAAAAGGCTTATGACTCAAGCAGTAAAAGCATTACAACTGCTGATCAAATGATACAAAAAGCAATCAACATGAAACGCTAATTTTAGCTTTTCATGTTATTTTATTCTTTTTTGATTTTGTTCAATAATATATTTTACTTCTTGCTCAAAAAATTCATAAACTCTAATTTGTATTAATGATTCTTCTTCGTTTTTATCGATCAAACGTTCAAGTCTATGAAAATTGACCTTTTTAGCATATCTTGGATTTTTCTTTAAAAGCATAGCGATATTTTTCAACAGTGAGTCCAAGTTCAACTCGTTTTTTAACACTCTTTCGACGTATTCTTTAGCAGTTTGCACTAAAATTGCTTGTCTGCTTTTATCATCAGGATAAATCTCACTTGCAATATCAGCTAAAATTTGCCAACTTTCTTGCTTGATGTTTTTCTTTGCTACGATCATTGCTGCAAAAGTTTTGGCTCTAAATTCCAAAGATAAATGACTAGGTACAAAAAATTCTCTAAATTTAGATAAAAAGTTTGCAAATATACTCAACATACTTCACCTCAATGTTTTTTAAGATATTTTAAGATATTATTTCAACTGCCTTCTCTTAGACCTGTGCAATGCTATTTTTAAGCACCGCTTCAGGGTGGGAACACAGCAGAGCACTTAGACTTAGTGTGTGCCGCAGCCATCTGGGAGAGGGTTTTTAAAGTTTAAAATACCCTTTTATATCTTCGCAAATTCTAAAGAAATTTACCCCATTAATGTTTGGATTGCTTTTAAAATAGTCAAATATCCCATCAAAGCCACTTTCAAGCTCTTTAGACTTCACTCCATAACTAATCGACAATGCTGCCTCTATAAAAGCTGCCAATTTATCACAATACTTCAAAGCTTTTCCATCAATAGCCTTAAAACGATCCTCATTCACTGCATCTAAACTACCACTATAAACACTTGGTTTGTTGTTGAAAATACGATTTTCAAATTCATTTTTTACAAAGGTGCTTTCTTCATTTTGCCCTTCTCTAATACCAAGTATATAGCTAAATTCTTCTCTAAAAGATAGTGGTATAAAAGGTAAAATTTTTTCATTAATAAGTTTCATTTCATATTCATTGATGATTTCATTTAAACCATCTATGCCATATTTTACAGGAGAGATGATATCTCGAGTTAAACTTTCAGGTAAATCATGAAACAAAGCACAGTAAAAATTACTTTCTATCCTACCATCACAAGCTTTTACTTCTAAAGAGTAAAAATACGACAAAATCGCCACCACAAGCATATGCCCTAAAACCGCAGTTTCAGGAATTCTAGGAGTTTGCGCCCATCTTTTTTGAAAACGCAAACGCCCGCTTAGATCAATGATTTTTGAAATTTTTTGATTCAACGCGATTTTTCTAGCTCCAATTAGTTCATAATAATCTTCTAATTCTTCTTCCACTTTAGTTTTAATCTCATCAATATCATGCAAAAAAGAACTTGTTTGATAAACGATATTAAATTCCCATCTTGTAGCAAAATACGAAGCAGCTTTTAAGATCAGCCTTTCTTTGGCATGATCTTTACCTTGCAAAAAAAGCTCATAACGTTTTAAAAATTCACCATTATCGATATCTTGAATCATTGGTGCGATTTTACTTAACACCCAAGCACTTACTTGCTCATTTTTTGCACGCATTATTTCATGGTATACATCAGGGCGTATGTCTGTTACAACCACCCTGCTTAAAAATTCAAAAATTCCCGCTTCTATGATAAAGCGCATATTGACATCTTTTTCCATTTTAGCAATGAAATATGCGATGATAAACTTATGCGCTTGTTTATCAAGTTCGACTAAATTTGTCATTCTAGGATAATCATTCCATCTTGATATAGAAGCAGCTTTAAAAATATGCTCTATCAATTCTACACTAATCATCTTTTTCCTTTTTTTGCTGTGATTTTACTTTATTTTATAATCTTTAGCAAATTTTATTGTGGTATTATGATTTAATGTATATCATGCAATAACCTTAAACTCATCATCAGTGTAAATATAACACTCACAAGACATGAATAAATTGCATTTTTTGCAACGTGATTTATTTTATCTTAATTAAAATACGATATTTGCTATAAACTTGCTTCAATTTATGATTTAAAAGTCTTTTGCTTCGTTTAACTCAAGATAAATTTCATCATTTTTACTAAGTTCTTTATGGTGATAAATGCTAAAAATATGCTCTTCTAAATTTACGCTTAACTCATAAAAATCCCCATAAAACACGCATTCTAAAACACTAGCTTTTAAAGGAGTTTGTGTTGTTGAAATTTGTATATCATTAGGGCGTAAAATGCCATTTTTACTTTGCAAATATGCTTTGAATTTCTCATCTAAAATTGTATTTGGATCTATAAAAAATGCCTCGCCCAAAAAGCAAGCACTATCTATGCTTTTAGGTTTATAAAAGAGCTCTTTAGCGCTTCCATAGTCTAAAATTTTGCCATCTTTAATCAAAGCGATATTATCTGATAAGTAAAAAGCATCATCTTTATCATGTGTAACAAAAATAGCACTAAGCTTATGCTCTTTTAAGATGTTTTTGATCTCTTTACGCATTTTAACGCTTAAAGTATGATTTAAATTTGAAAAAGGTTCATCAAAAAGTATAATCTTTGGTCTTGCAACAATAGTTCTTGCTAACGCCACCCTTTGGGCTTGTCCACCACTTAGCTCATTTGGGTAGCGTTTTAAAAGTGTACTTAAATTTAAAATTTCCAAAACCTCATCTAGTCTTTGCTTTTGCTCGTTTTTACTCAAAGAACTAATGCCAAAACATATATTTTCTTCTACATTCAAATGCGGAAACAAGGCGTAATCTTGAAACAAAACCCCCACATCACGATCTTGCGGAGCCAAATAAATATTTTTAGAAGCAACTAGCTTATTTGCGATATAAATACTACCATCATTAATTTCAAAAAATCCCGCTATACAGCCAAGCAAAGAGCTTTTACCACAACCACTCTCGCCTAAAATACTGATAATCTCACCCTCTTTTAAACTCAAAGAAATTCCTTTTAAAACCTCTGTTTTTCCAAAAGATTTATAAAGATTATCGATTTTTAAGATTTCCATTATTATCCTTTTTGGTTGTTTTTATTTTGCAAATAATGCATTAAAAATGTAGGGATAATCCCAAATAACACTATAATTAAAGATGGCAAAGAAACATTGTAAATCAACTCATTTTCACTATAAGCAAATACTAGCGATGAAAGCGTTTGAAAACCTGAAGGTGAAAGTATAGTTGAAATAGGTAATTCTTTTAAAATATCCACACAAATGATCACCACAGCTAAGGCCAAATAATGCTTCATCAAAGGAAAGTGAATTTGAGTGAAAATTTTAAGTGGTTTTGACTTTAAAGTTAAATTAGCATAGTCGATATTTTTTGAAATTCGCTCATAACCTGATTGTGTTGCGAAAATTCCAGAAGCCAAAAATCTCACAAAGTATCCAAAAAACAATACCAAAAAGCCTCCGCCTATGGCGTATTCAAACGATAAAAGATCAAATATATAATTTAACACACCCAAAATCACCAAAATACCAACAGCCACCACAGCTCCAGGCAAAGAATATCCCAAAGTTGTCGTCCAAAGAATAAACCTAGATGCTTTTGTATTATTTAAACGTACCACAAAACATAAGTAAAATGCCACTCCTACAATGGCAAAAGAACTTACCAAAGCCACACTAAGACTATAAAGCGCAGGGGTTAAGACATTATTTAAATTTTGCATAAAATCAAATCCAGCCCAGTAAATAAGCCACATCATTGGTACAATAAAAGCCAAAAATACCACTAAAAAGCACCATGAAAACGCTAAAAACGCTCTTATGCCCTTAAGCTCATCTTTTGGAGTAGGTAAAAAAACATTTTGATTAAAACTTTTTTTGCCTCTTTGAATTTTTTCCAAAAGCATTAAAAGCGCGATAAAAACCAACAAGGCTACACTTAAAGCTACAGCGCTAACCTCATCACCACCGCTTCCCCAAGTTCTAAAAATTCCTGCACTAAAAGTATCTACACCAAAATAAGCCACCAAACCATAATCGCTTAAAACTTCCATAGCCACCAAAAGTAAAGCACCCACTATACCCACACGGCAAAATGGTAAAATCACTTTAAAGAAAGTTTTTAAATTTGAAGCTTTCAGCGTTTTGGCACTTAAAATGATGTTTCCAAGTCCATATGCAAAAGTATTTTTAGCAAAAAAATACACATAAGGATAAAGCGCAAAAGATAAAATCACAACCACACCATATGCATTCATGATATCTATACGCCTATCAACACCCAAAAAAGTAGGTATTAAGCCTTGAAATTCAAACAAATCAATCCAGACAAAACCCATTACATAAGAAGGTATAGCCAAAGGTAAAATCAAAAGCCATTCAAAAATTTTCGAACCAAAAAATTTATAAAATGCAATCAAATAAGCGCTGATTAAACCAATAACCAAGCAAAGAACCAAAGTGCCAAATAAAATCCAAGCACTGCCAAAAATATAACGAGGTAGGACATTTTTACTTAAATGTTTTAGAGTGTGAACATCTATAAAAGGTAAATGCAAGATAATAGCAAGTATAGGCAGTATGATCAAAATACAGAAAAAAAAGGTGGCAAAAGACCACCTTAGACTTAAGAATTTCAAGTTTTATTTTTCCTTAATTATTTCCATTTAACTTCATCAAAAATCATTAACGCTTCTTTAGCATTACCCCAGTAAGCTTCAAAATTTGGTTTTTCAACTTTAAACTCACCCCATGATTGTAAAATTTTAGCAGGTTTTACTTCTTTATTTACTGGGTACTCATAGTTTTGATTGGTTAAAATTTCTTGCGCTTCTTTTGAAAGCATAAACTCGATAAATTTAACCGCTGCTTCTTTATTTTTAGAAGTTTTTAAAACACCTATACCACTCACATTGATGTGTGTTCCTCTACCATCTTGGTTTGGAAAAATCACTTTTACTGAATTTGCTGCTTCGATGTCTTTAGGATTTTTTGAGTTTGCTAAATGACCTAAATAATAACTATTTGAAATAGCCACATCACCTTCTTTTGCGTAAATCGCACGAATTTGATCACGGTCTCCACCTTTTGGAGTACGTGCAAGATTATTTGCTATACCTTGAGCCCATTCTTTTGCTTTTTCTTTACCTAAAGTGTCGATCATCGCACTTAATAAAGAGATGTTATAAACATTGTTTGAACTTCTTACTAAAACTTTACCTTTAAATTTAGGATCTGCTAAATCTTCATAAGTTTTGATTTCTCCATCTTTGATTCTATCTTTAGAAGCGATGATAATTCTTGCTCTTGTTGTAAAAGCATACCACTCGTTGTTTTTACCTCTTAATTCTTTTGGAGAAAGTTTTTCTAATTCAGGAGAACTCACTGAAACAAAAAGATTATTAGTGCGAACTTGTTCTAAGTTTCCTGCATCTGCAGTCATAAATAAATCTGCTTTTGAATTTTTACCTTCAACCTCTAATCTTTTAGCAAGCTCATTTGCTTTAGCTTGTACCACATTGATACTAATACCTGTTTTTTCTTGAAATAGTTTAAAAATTCCTTTATCTGAATCATAATGACGATGTGAGTAAATCGTTAACTCTTGAGCACTTAAACTCATCGCGGTTAATAAAGACAGTAAAACTACTTTTGCTTTCATTTTTAAGTTTCCCTTATTTTAAATTGAAATTGATAAGGATTATTATATTCTTTTAAGCTTTAATATTTTCTTAAAATTGATAAGTATTATTAAATAATAAATATATATTTTATTTTTATTAATTTTATTACACAAAATGGTATTTTTTATATATAATTAGTAAATATATTTATAATATAGCTACCAAAAAAGGAGTTCCCATGCAGCAAAACCGTAGAAACTTTCTTAAATGGAGTTCATTATTTGGCGGTTTAACTTTAAGTCCGATTGGCTTGAGTGCAAATTTACTACAAACCCCACCACTCATAAACAAATGGGCAGGATGTAATGTAAATTGCGGTACAAAATGCCCTATAAAAGTCCATACTCAAGATGGTATCATACAATATGTAAGCACCGATAATGAAGGTGATGATAGCTTTGAAACAAGACAAGCAAGAGCATGTGTTAGAGGTAGAAGCTCAAGGTATAAAGTATATAATGCAAACCGCATTACAAGACCCTTAAAAAGAGTGGGTAAACGAGGTGAGGGTAAATTTATACCTATCTCTTGGGAACAAGCACTAGATGAGATTGCTTCTAAAATGAAAGAAGTAAAAGAAAAATACGGCAATGAAAGTTTTTACATAAACTACGCAACAGGAACAACCGGAACGATTATTAATCGCTGTACAAAAGGTCCTTGGGCAAGACTTTTAAGTCTTTATGGCGGATATTTAAACTATCACAACTCCTACTCTACTGCACAAATTTCTAATGCAATGAATTTTTTCTATGGAGGTTCTCCTGCAAGCGATATAGCCACTTTAAGATCTGCAAAACTTGCTGTATTTTTTGGGGCAAATCATGTTGAAACAAGAATGGGAGGTGGTGGTATAGGATATGCCTACCAAAAAGCACTAGAAGAAAGCGAGTGTAAAATCATTCATATAGATCCTAGATACAATGACTCAATGATAGGCCATTGTGATGAGTGGATTCCTATTGCACCGGGCACTGATGCTGCCTTGATAGCAGCTCTTGCTTATGTCATGATAAAAGAAAATTTAATTGATAGAAAATTTTTAGACACTTATACCATAGGTTTTAGCGAAGCAACACTACCAAAAGATGCTCCAAAAAATTCAAGCTATGAAAGTTATGTTTTAGGCTTAAGTGATGGAGTTGAAAAAACACCACAATGGGCAAGTAACATCACAAAAATTCCTGCTCGTCGTATTTTACAACTTGCAAGAGAAATCGCAACTGCAAAACCTTGCTTTATAGAACAAGGCTGGGGAGTACAAAGACATTCTAACGGAGAACAAGGTGCTAGAGCTATTGCAACCCTAGCATGCATGATTGGGAGCATAGGTATAGAAGGTGGCAATACAGGATGTCGAAGTGGCTCTAGTAAAACATATGATATCAAAGGAATGCCTTGTGACAATCCGATTAAAGACTCTATACCTTGCTTTTTGTATACTGATGCGATTTATCGCGGAAAAGAAATGACTGATCTTAGCGATGGAGTGCGTGGAACCAAACAACTAAAACAAAACATCAAATTTATATTCAATACTGCTGGAAATTGTTTAACAAACCAACATAGCACTATCAAAGAAGTTGATAAAATTCTAAGTGATGAGAGTTTATGTGAATGTATAGTAGATGTAAATGTAACTAGAACACCTTCTAATAACTACGCAGACTATATTTTACCTGATGCAACCACTTTGGAACAAGAAGACTTCATAAGACCTAGCGCAGGATATTATAGTGATAGACCTTATATTGTTTACTGTCAAAAAGCTATTGAGCCTGTAGGTCAGGCAAAACCTATCTATGAAATGTGTCTTGAACTTGCTAAAAGACTTGGCATAGAAAAAGAGTTTAGCGAAGGTAGAACACAAAAAGAATGGTTAAAATACCTTTATGAAGAAAGCAGAAAAACCAACCCTATTTTACCAAGCTTTGAAGAAATGTCTTCTAAAGGGCTTGTAAAATTTGATCCTGTTAAACCAGCAGTCGCACTTGAAAACTTCATAAAAGATCCTGTCAAAAACCCTCTAAAAACCCCAAGTGGTAAAATTGAAATTTATAGTATAGAATTAGCAAAAATGCAAAAAACATGGATCCTAAAAGAAGGTCAGCAAATCGTTCCTATTGCGGTATTTGAAAGCCAAAGAGAAGGTCCTTTGGATCCACTTAAAGAAAAATACCCTATACAATTTTTTGGATACCACTATAAAGGAAGAACACATTCAAGTTTTTGGGAAATTCCACAAATTAGAGAAGTCAACCCTCAAGAAATTTGGGTAAACACCATAGATGCACAGCAAAGAAAAATTAAAACCGGTGACACCATACGGGTCAAAAACGACCTAGGGGTTATTCAAGGCGTTGCAAAAGTTACCCCTAAAATCATACCAGGTTGTGCCGTAACTCCACAAGGAGCATGGGTAAAATATGAAAATGGTATCGATGTGGGAACTTGTGTCAATTCTTTAGCAAGCTTACTACCAACTGCTATTTCCAAAGGAAATGGTCAGCATTCTATTTTAGTTGAAATCGAAAAAGCATAAGGGGACAAAATGAAACTAGAAGAAAATTCACAATTTGGTTTTATGCTAGATCAAAGCAAATGCGTGGGTTGTAGAACCTGCTCTTTATCATGTAAAGACTACAAAAATATGCCTATTGGGGTTAATTTTCGCCGTGTATTTGAAACAGAAGGTGGAGAGTGGACCTGTATGCAAGATGGTAGCGTTGAGCAAAATGTATTTGCTTACTATACTTCAATATCTTGTAACCACTGCTCTAATCCTTCTTGCCTTAAAGCGTGTCCAACCGGTGCAACCATGAAGGTAAAATGGGGTATAGTTGTAGTAGAAGATAGTATGTGCATAGGTTGTAAAGCATGTGCTATGGCTTGTCCTTATGGTGCTCCACAATTTAATCACGAAAGTGGTCATATGAGTAAATGCGATGGATGCTATGATAGGCTAAAAGAAGGTAAAAACCCTATCTGTGTTGACTCATGTCCTTTTAGAGCACTAAAAGCAGGAGAT of Campylobacter sp. 2014D-0216 contains these proteins:
- a CDS encoding flagellar hook capping FlgD N-terminal domain-containing protein; the protein is MSNINTQNLQGPLAFNTKDMPVNANTRAGEGDSGLVYNPGAELDKDAFLKLLLIELQHQDPTDPMDTEKMLTQTAQLSALEMQDNTNKTMTQLVDAMTKLQNSIAASTGMSALAAVGKLATVKDDYLVVADDDIQFQINMYLPKEPQKGKKTDINIDDFKLEKNGEDKLDISGKVDSEIAEPGETIYVKLVDDKGQEETVQAIVGEDQTFKIVGHTPSVDIKTAKIDSAYKSDSTPVTFTIYNEAGDPVRTMSVKDMTAGMKQIVWDRTDDSGNPVPSGKYYVRASYIGEDGTTVNSTYGAYPITGVKFEDGEALVGMGGSWVKWEDIKEITG
- a CDS encoding flagellar hook protein FlgE, which encodes MFTAFYNGVNGVKSQSFGIDNTAHNISNVNTVGFKYSDIAFKDVFYSTVTTQSYNKGQSGYGSVAGATNDIFEQGPIVSTDNEFDVAIAGKGFFGVSNGNGVYYTRNGAFKPDANGNLVDSNGNYVLGTMNPSLKEIQLSDRVSNMFGQTLGQKVTTAWTGTPEQNFQMGGVNTQGPISVPKNLYLPPQPTQNITWHGNLDTSTKTEAVNVSVDASKFEFNKNEDGSVNISGSVKDEKIYGLKPGDTIYFKITDEKGASQTLQATLDENLAFNINNQKLDKVDLATAKLESSHLSVEKEVADSTELSAKLINPDGSVNWVRITLDRVLPQNGTDLEYKAQAQVYDNNGNKIGGTSNGLITFNESGALVSNTLTSIDNNGIKVNINLGSYYDPNIPNSGYDGLHALKNKQPSVHTQIDGKGEGFLNNYSINTDGTVVATFTNGDQVAIAKLALYNFTNEQGLEKLGENLYGQTGNSGNPTFLTDANGNFNTATFEGGKLEQSNVDLSVAFTNLITLQKAYDSSSKSITTADQMIQKAINMKR
- a CDS encoding HD domain-containing protein, translating into MISVELIEHIFKAASISRWNDYPRMTNLVELDKQAHKFIIAYFIAKMEKDVNMRFIIEAGIFEFLSRVVVTDIRPDVYHEIMRAKNEQVSAWVLSKIAPMIQDIDNGEFLKRYELFLQGKDHAKERLILKAASYFATRWEFNIVYQTSSFLHDIDEIKTKVEEELEDYYELIGARKIALNQKISKIIDLSGRLRFQKRWAQTPRIPETAVLGHMLVVAILSYFYSLEVKACDGRIESNFYCALFHDLPESLTRDIISPVKYGIDGLNEIINEYEMKLINEKILPFIPLSFREEFSYILGIREGQNEESTFVKNEFENRIFNNKPSVYSGSLDAVNEDRFKAIDGKALKYCDKLAAFIEAALSISYGVKSKELESGFDGIFDYFKSNPNINGVNFFRICEDIKGYFKL
- a CDS encoding ABC transporter ATP-binding protein, whose product is MEILKIDNLYKSFGKTEVLKGISLSLKEGEIISILGESGCGKSSLLGCIAGFFEINDGSIYIANKLVASKNIYLAPQDRDVGVLFQDYALFPHLNVEENICFGISSLSKNEQKQRLDEVLEILNLSTLLKRYPNELSGGQAQRVALARTIVARPKIILFDEPFSNLNHTLSVKMRKEIKNILKEHKLSAIFVTHDKDDAFYLSDNIALIKDGKILDYGSAKELFYKPKSIDSACFLGEAFFIDPNTILDEKFKAYLQSKNGILRPNDIQISTTQTPLKASVLECVFYGDFYELSVNLEEHIFSIYHHKELSKNDEIYLELNEAKDF
- a CDS encoding ABC transporter permease: MKFLSLRWSFATFFFCILIILPILAIILHLPFIDVHTLKHLSKNVLPRYIFGSAWILFGTLVLCLVIGLISAYLIAFYKFFGSKIFEWLLILPLAIPSYVMGFVWIDLFEFQGLIPTFLGVDRRIDIMNAYGVVVILSFALYPYVYFFAKNTFAYGLGNIILSAKTLKASNLKTFFKVILPFCRVGIVGALLLVAMEVLSDYGLVAYFGVDTFSAGIFRTWGSGGDEVSAVALSVALLVFIALLMLLEKIQRGKKSFNQNVFLPTPKDELKGIRAFLAFSWCFLVVFLAFIVPMMWLIYWAGFDFMQNLNNVLTPALYSLSVALVSSFAIVGVAFYLCFVVRLNNTKASRFILWTTTLGYSLPGAVVAVGILVILGVLNYIFDLLSFEYAIGGGFLVLFFGYFVRFLASGIFATQSGYERISKNIDYANLTLKSKPLKIFTQIHFPLMKHYLALAVVIICVDILKELPISTILSPSGFQTLSSLVFAYSENELIYNVSLPSLIIVLFGIIPTFLMHYLQNKNNQKG
- a CDS encoding Fe(3+) ABC transporter substrate-binding protein, which translates into the protein MKAKVVLLSLLTAMSLSAQELTIYSHRHYDSDKGIFKLFQEKTGISINVVQAKANELAKRLEVEGKNSKADLFMTADAGNLEQVRTNNLFVSVSSPELEKLSPKELRGKNNEWYAFTTRARIIIASKDRIKDGEIKTYEDLADPKFKGKVLVRSSNNVYNISLLSAMIDTLGKEKAKEWAQGIANNLARTPKGGDRDQIRAIYAKEGDVAISNSYYLGHLANSKNPKDIEAANSVKVIFPNQDGRGTHINVSGIGVLKTSKNKEAAVKFIEFMLSKEAQEILTNQNYEYPVNKEVKPAKILQSWGEFKVEKPNFEAYWGNAKEALMIFDEVKWK
- a CDS encoding DMSO/selenate family reductase complex A subunit — protein: MQQNRRNFLKWSSLFGGLTLSPIGLSANLLQTPPLINKWAGCNVNCGTKCPIKVHTQDGIIQYVSTDNEGDDSFETRQARACVRGRSSRYKVYNANRITRPLKRVGKRGEGKFIPISWEQALDEIASKMKEVKEKYGNESFYINYATGTTGTIINRCTKGPWARLLSLYGGYLNYHNSYSTAQISNAMNFFYGGSPASDIATLRSAKLAVFFGANHVETRMGGGGIGYAYQKALEESECKIIHIDPRYNDSMIGHCDEWIPIAPGTDAALIAALAYVMIKENLIDRKFLDTYTIGFSEATLPKDAPKNSSYESYVLGLSDGVEKTPQWASNITKIPARRILQLAREIATAKPCFIEQGWGVQRHSNGEQGARAIATLACMIGSIGIEGGNTGCRSGSSKTYDIKGMPCDNPIKDSIPCFLYTDAIYRGKEMTDLSDGVRGTKQLKQNIKFIFNTAGNCLTNQHSTIKEVDKILSDESLCECIVDVNVTRTPSNNYADYILPDATTLEQEDFIRPSAGYYSDRPYIVYCQKAIEPVGQAKPIYEMCLELAKRLGIEKEFSEGRTQKEWLKYLYEESRKTNPILPSFEEMSSKGLVKFDPVKPAVALENFIKDPVKNPLKTPSGKIEIYSIELAKMQKTWILKEGQQIVPIAVFESQREGPLDPLKEKYPIQFFGYHYKGRTHSSFWEIPQIREVNPQEIWVNTIDAQQRKIKTGDTIRVKNDLGVIQGVAKVTPKIIPGCAVTPQGAWVKYENGIDVGTCVNSLASLLPTAISKGNGQHSILVEIEKA
- a CDS encoding DMSO/selenate family reductase complex B subunit, whose product is MKLEENSQFGFMLDQSKCVGCRTCSLSCKDYKNMPIGVNFRRVFETEGGEWTCMQDGSVEQNVFAYYTSISCNHCSNPSCLKACPTGATMKVKWGIVVVEDSMCIGCKACAMACPYGAPQFNHESGHMSKCDGCYDRLKEGKNPICVDSCPFRALKAGDITKLREAYGNLSSITPLPDASITHPNLCIVPEKNTLASGNKSAIFHLPQNHQGVKNDII